One genomic region from Entelurus aequoreus isolate RoL-2023_Sb linkage group LG14, RoL_Eaeq_v1.1, whole genome shotgun sequence encodes:
- the LOC133664257 gene encoding uncharacterized protein LOC133664257, with translation MAEMGISTRRLVLKKGAKPTIFDRPRTSPEHPTPSTSGQTGHMRSAFAKRERKRTIDQIMDSTTTASVADAVDEPMAMALDLPDEEGDQDQGNTREQGCQTDWVPIGTAPTAMTSSKSTQTGKIHHRSKGHQVTPDILERVRARPARVSEVPLSSVAAPSDSPEMQTNIAAPGVSGMQAKLRPPPALFDEGPASSPTAPFVGGSSDDSYVPSESTTSDPCQSDGSPDRPCTHQMHEEGCHKEPKYIIFESCLQSLVKWCHCPVCGSQDISPSWDSNGTQLTMTLQCASCDQRSSWSSQPNIGPYAAGNILLSAGILFAGASSGKVLQVLNSIGVVTYVKRTFFNHQELILQPAIKKVWEEQQRTHLTMLQVEGRPLVLGGDGRADSPGHSAKFGTYTTMELVANVVLDLQVVQSNECLGSYHMEMEGLKRMVELLISWDLDVGVLVTDRHRQIAKWIRENMPNTRHCYDIWHVAKSIGKKLKAIAKHKDCEDLKPWVQSIINHLYWAAVSTPPGEGELLVAKWKSVERHIQNIHKDHGDLFPICTHGQLQRQKKWLKQSSRSAVKLEEVVNNKSLLKDIAMLSGEHQTSKVEAFHSLIIQFAPKMYVFSYIGMLCRNLLAGLHWNENSSRPIATTQAGAERYAVRYPKYKAGGHVVKKIATEPTYRYVDDLIREVVAGCRQTPDERTPLSVTVDVPPFLCDELEKPDKEEAIAKHRSRFGKCEMPSR, from the exons atggcagaaatgggaatcagcactcgtcgactcgtgctgaagaaaggtgcgaagccaactattttcgatagaccacggacaagtccggagcaccctaccccctccacaagcggacagactgggcacatgaggtctgcatttgccaaaagggaaaggaagagg acaatagatcagatcatggacagtacgactacggcatcagtggcggatgcggtggatgaaccaatggcaatggcactagatttgcctgatgaggagggcgatcaagatcag ggaaatacaagagaacaaggatgccagacggactgggtaccgattgggacagcaccaacagcaatgaccagtagcaagagcacccaaacagggaaaatacatcatagatcaaagg gacaccaggtgaccccagatatcctcgagagggttagagctcggccggccagggttagtgaagtcccattgtcaagtgtagcagctccatctgacagccccgagatgcagactaacatagcagctccaggtgtgtctggaatgcaagccaagctacgaccacctcctgcattgtttgatgaaggaccagcatcaagtcccactgcgccttttgttggtggttcttccgatgacagctatgtgccgagtgagtcaacgacatcggatccgtgtcaatctgacgggtcgccagatcgcccatgtactcaccagatgcatgaagagggctgccacaaggaaccgaagtacatcatctttgagtcgtgcctccagagtctcgtcaagtggtgtcactgtccagtctgtggcagccaggacataagcccttcttgggattcgaacggtacacagctgaccatgactcttcaatgtgcatcatgtgaccagaggagtagttggagcagccagccaaacattggcccttatgccgcgggcaacatcctgctgtctgctggcatcctcttcgctggggcatcttctggcaaggtgttgcaagtgctgaacagcatcggagtggtcacgtatgtgaagaggacatttttcaaccaccaggagctcatcctgcagccagccatcaaaaaggtgtgggaggaacagcaacggacgcacctcaccatgctgcaggtggaaggccgacccctcgtccttggtggtgatgggcgagcagacagtccgggacacagcgccaagttcggtacctacaccacaatggagcttgtggccaatgtggttctcgaccttcaggttgtacag agcaacgaatgtcttggcagctaccatatggagatggaaggactgaagaggatggtggaactgctgatcagctgggacctggatgtcggggtgctggtgacagacagacacagacagatcgctaaatggattcgtgaaaacatgcccaatacacggcactgctatgacatctggcatgttgcaaaat ccatcggaaagaaactgaaggccatcgccaagcataaggactgtgaagacctgaagccctgggtgcaaagtataatcaaccacctctactgggcagcagtgtctacaccgcctggagagggggaacttctggttgccaagtggaagtctgtggagcgacacattcagaacatccacaaggaccatggcgacctcttcccaatttgtactcatggacaactgcaacggcaaaagaaatggctcaaacaaa gttcacgctcagcagtgaaactggaggaggtggtcaacaacaagtccctgctaaaagatatcgccatgctgtcgggtgaacaccagacttccaaggtggaggcgttccatagccttatcatacag ttcgcaccgaaaatgtatgtcttctcatacatcggaatgctgtgcag gaacctgcttgctgggctgcactggaacgaaaattcgagccgccctatagccactacacaagcgggtgctgagcgctatgcagtacgctacccgaagtataaagcagggggccatgtggtcaagaaaatcgcgacagagccaacatacc gctacgtagatgacttgatcagggaggttgttgctggctgcagacagacccctgacgagagaacaccactcagcgtcactgtggatgtgcctcccttcctctgcgatgaactggagaagccagacaaggaggaagccatcgccaagcacaggagtcgcttcggtaagtgtgaaatgccctcccggtaa
- the LOC133665261 gene encoding trace amine-associated receptor 13c-like has translation MMETVDQSELCFPQLSNISCKKPVSHWSGDTFLTVLLSVICVFTVFLNLLVIISISHFRQLHTPTKLLLLSLAVSDFLVGLLVMPGEVYLRTSCWALGDVVCCLWNYVVFMVTFASVGHMVMISADRYVAICDPLHYNTRVTVGRVQFCVCLCWFSSFPYCGILLKEQLAHPAMYKSCHGECVVGYEYAAGVVDVVVGFILPLSVIIILYMRVFMVAVSQARAMRSHVTSIKHHHSVTVRAKKSELKAARTLGVVILVFIMCLCPYYTFTLASDNKIISLLAHYVVYLFDFNSCLNPLMYTLFYTWFRKAARCVVTLRILKSGSRGDNIH, from the exons ATGATGGAGACGGTGGACCAATCAGAGCTCTGCTTTCCACAACTAAGCAACATCTCCTGCAAGAAGCCCGTGTCTCATTGGTCTGGTGATACATTTTTGACAGTTCTGCTGTCCGTTATCTGTGTCTTCACTGTGTTTCTCAACCTGCTGGTTATCATCTCAATCTcccatttcag GCAGCTCCACACTCCCACCAAactcctcctcctctctctcgCTGTCTCAGACTTTCTGGTGGGCCTCCTGGTGATGCCCGGTGAGGTCTACCTGAGAACATCCTGCTGGGCTCTGGGCGATGTTGTCTGTTGTCTGTGGAACTACGTAGTCTTCATGGTGACATTTGCCTCAGTGGGACACATGGTGATGATATCAGCTGATCGTTATGTGGCCATTTGTGATCCTCTGCATTACAACACCAGGGTCACTGTGGGAAGAGTTCAATtctgtgtttgtctttgttgGTTCTCCTCCTTCCCCTACTGTGGCATCCTTTTGAAGGAACAGCTGGCTCACCCCGCCATGTATAAGTCATGCCACGGAGAGTGTGTCGTTGGTTATGAATATGCCGCAGGTGTTGTTGACGTTGTTGTGGGCTTTATCCTCCCTCTCAGCGTCATCATCATTCTGTACATGAGAGTGTTTATGGTTGCAGTGTCTCAGGCGCGAGCCATGCGCTCTCATGTTACATCCATCAAACACCATCATTCAGTCACTGTTAGGGCAAAGAAATCAGAGTTGAAGGCCGCCAGGACTCTTGGTGTCGTCATCCTTGTCTTCATCATGTGTTTATGTCCATATTACACTTTTACTCTGGCAAGTGACAACAAAATAATATCTTTGTTGGCTCATTATGTTGTTTACTTATTTGACTTCAACTCGTGCTTAAACCCGTTGATGTATACCTTGTTTTATACCTGGTTTAGAAAAGCAGCTCGATGTGTTGTCACGCTGCGCATACTGAAGTCTGGCTCCAGGGGAGACAACATACATTAG